TTCTGAGCCTGGATACTGCCTTTGCCAAAACAGAGGTCACAGCAAGGCTCCCAGGTTGTTGCCGTGGCCCACACAGTAGGGGCTTTATGAAGTGGTACTGACGCAGAATCCAGAGCAGAGactgtggaggaggaggagactctAGAAGCAGCCCTGTGGCTGCCAGGAGCCCCAGCGCCGTGGTGGGCAGCGTGGGAAGGCAGGGATGGGGCTGGGAGCACGTGGAAGGAGGGTGTACAGGGCCCCAGTCCCGCCACACTGTCCCGTGGTCTGAACGAGAGGGGTGACCACCCTGGAGCCCACCCCAGCCTGCAACCAGGATGGGCTGCAGAGGTGATAGGCAGAATGTGGGTCAAGAGGTCGGCTGTGGCACCAcactacctgggttcaaatcccttctctgcctcttgaaAGCCGGGGCCTGAGGGCAAACTGTTCTgtacctccatttcttcatctgtaaaggcAGTATCATAGTACAGAGATAAAGTGCTCAGCACATCCTTATCCCCCCGTAAGTGTGAGCTGTGGTTATAAATGGGATAAATACCAAGTGATGTtcactgtgtgcccagcacttCTTCTGCTCACTTAGGCCTCAGGGCAAAACACGGAGGTCCGCACAGAAAATAGTCACAATGTTTAAcaacgggagaggggcaggtaCTGAACAATCAGAGCAGATGCTCCTTAAAAACCCAgaatggggggcgcctgagtggctcagtcagtcttggtttcggctcaggtcgtgatctcacggttcatgagtttaagccttgcatcgggctctgtgctgacagcatgagcctgcttgggattctctctcactcactctccgcacctcccctgctcgctttctctctcaaaataaatcaacaacaacaacaacaacaacaataacaaaacccagAATGGCCCCCCAGTGCCTCCCAGGTGATGTCAGCTCTGGAGATAGATACTGTTGCTGCTGCTATTACTACTCTCTGGCTTTacaggagagggcagaggccTGGAGAGATCAAATCCCTGGAGGGGTCCTGGAAGAAGGAGATTTTAACCCAGCCTGTCTGATTCCAGGGCCCAAAGGCTTCCCGGCCCACCCACATTGGCCAGCCAGCAAGCCGAGGCTGAGCAGAGCCGAGCAGTGGGGACCAGGGCCGGTGCACAGAACCTCTGAGGGGTGACCTACAGGACCCTTCTCCAGACACCCGGTTCGGTCAAAAGGCCTTGAGAGGGTGAGGTGTTATGGGACCAAAAGGGAGCTCTCTGCTCCAGACAGGCCTTTGAGAATAGGCCTCAGACCCCCAGCAGAACACTCCGCTCTGCCCTCATTCAGGTGTTTCTCCAGCCAGGGGGAACATGGACAGGCCGTTGGCCTGTTGGACCTCAGTGGAGAGCGGGCCAGTGGGCCTCAAACGTGTCCCTTCCACTGCAGATTCTCCTTCtaccctcctccagccccccttccctctcctcacccTCAAAATCCCAGAGTCCCAGGAGCCAGTTCTGATCCCAGCTCTGATCCCACAGTGAAACACCCTCAGCTACACCCCTGTCTTCCAGCAAGCACGCACAGCAGGTGGTCCTTCCCCAAATTCCGCCTTCCGCCCATGGCGCCAGCAGCCGGCCCTCGAGGGAAAGACACTCCCGAGATCTGCTTGGCACCTCCTCAGTCTGGAAACAGACAATAGACTCAGTGGGAACCCCGGGCCCACCATCAGGTGGCCCTTGGCCATGGCACCCAGACCCACCTGGACCCTCCCAGAGCCTGAACTTCCCCTGCCTCCCTGAAACCTACTAGTTATGGGCCTGTGGCCTCCCCTAGTCGGGAAGCCCCCAAGGTAGGGTCCGTTTCTGACTCTCCTTGACTGCCAGGCACATAATGAGTGCTCAGGGCAAAtctgatgaacaaatgaatggaggAATCAATCCATCAATCAGTCATTAATGAGAACAGCAACTGAATCCATTCCTAGGCTCTTCCATGCACAAGCACCTGCACTAACTATAAAGATGTGCTGTTGATGATAACCTATCAGCCGGTGATTACAGGCTGCATGATCAGGCCCTAACTAAGTGCAGGTCCTGAGCCCTGTATGCGGATATTATCTCTACGGATTACCGAAAAGAATCCTGAACCTGAAGCCCAGAGAGcaaagggacttgcccaaggagACTCAACAAACAAGTGAATGCGTCCACCTCAGATCTGTATGAAAGATGACAGCCACCATTTATGGAGCGTTCGCTGTGTGTCAGCTGGTGCGTCGGGCCCTTTACCCATATGACACCACAGGTCCCTGAAAGCGATCCCATGAAGTCCAGGCAATTGTcattccccttttacagatgagcacTTGACAAATGAGGCCCGGAGAGATAAACAACGTCTGCCACGTCACATAGCTGGAAGGGAAATGGCAACCCTGGGGATCACCCCGGAGTCTCCCGCAGAGCGGACGTGCCCGGCGGCTGCACAAGAGCGCTGCTTGTCTGGGCTGCTAAAGGGAACGCCACCGGGAGGTACAGAGCTCAGGGGGGGGCCCCCAGGAGCAGGGACAGCCTCTTACCCGGGGCACTGGCGACGTCTGGGCGCCTTTCCGGGGCCCACTGGTCTCTGGCGTGAGGTCACGGTGGTCCACCTGCATGTGGCTCTCCAGGTCCTCGGCACTCTCGAACTTGACGCTGCACTCGGGACAGCGGAGGCCGGCGCAGGGCCGGTCGGCGGGCTCGGGCGGGGCCAGGCCGCCCACCTGTCCGTTGGCGCTACGGGCCATGCAGCCGGCACAGAGGCCGTAGGGGAGCCCGTTGACGTCAAGCTTCACCAGGTCCTGCTTGCTGCGGAACTCCTTGAGGCACAGGGCACACTTGTAGAGCTTTTGCAGCCCCTGGCCGTTGGGGGAGGACGCAGCCGAGCTGCCCGCCAGCTTCTGCATGTGGAAGGTGCCATGGATCTTGAGCTCCAGCGTGGAGGTGACCGTCTGCATGCACACCACGCAGCGGAAGCCCGTGAGCGAGTTGCGCAGGTCGGGGTGCATCTGACAGTGCTCGATAAACTCCTCCTCGCTCTGCAGGGGCATCTTGCAGATGCGACAGGTGCCCGTGTCCAGGCTCTTGCTGTGGGTCACCTTGTGCTCGGTGAGCGTCAGCAGGGAGGGGAAGCGCTCACCGCAGATGGGGCACATGTAGTGCTTGGCGGGGCCCCGGTGCGTCTGCAGGTGCTCCCGGAGCCCGTTCTCCGAGAAGAAAGTCCGCGAGCACACGTTGCACTTGTGGCTGCCCTTGATGAACTCAGCCTTCTTGCGCGAGCCGTCGTCCTCCCCGGGCCGGATGTTGTGGTCCCGCAGCCGGTGGTTCTGCAGCAGCACCTCCATGGTGTAGGCCGCCCCGCAGATGTCGCAGCCGTACATGGGCTCCGACGCATCCACGTCGTCCTCGCTGGCCTCGTGACTGTTGGGCGCCTCGGGGTTCTTCAGCAGCATGCCCTGCAGGTCGGCCGGCTCGGCCTTCTTGCCGGCAGCGGGGGGGCACCCCGTTGGCCGTGCCGTTCTCGGTGGCGGCGTCGAACACACAGTGCTTCTCCCGCAGGTGCTTCTCCAGCAGGATGATGGCGTGGAAGGCCTTGCTGCAGAACTTGCAGTTGTATTTCTTGCTGTGCGTGGTGATGTGGCACTGCAGCTCCACCTCGGTGCTGAAGGTCTCCCCGCAGAAGATGCACTTGTGCGCCTTGGCCGGGTTGCCCAGGTGGCTGTGTTTGACGTGCACCTGCAGGTCGGCCTCCTTGCGGAAGTCCCAGTTGCAGGCCGTGCAGCGGTACATCTTCTTCTCGTTGCTGTGCTTCACCGCCAGGTGCACCTGGATGGACACCTTGGAGTCGAAGACCTCCTGGCACAGGGTGCAGTGGTACAGCACGAACGTGTGCATGTCCAGCAGGTGTTTCTGCAGGTCGTCCACAGAGGAGAACTGCTTGTCGCAGCTCTCGCACACGTAGTGGGTCGACGTGGTCATGTAGTGCACCGTCAGGTGCTGCAGGAGGGACTCCTGGGAGTCAAAGTCCTCTTTGCACTGTGGGCACGCCTGCTTCCGCAGCAACAGCTCCAGGTGCAGCTTCAGGTGGGTCTGGAAGCTCTCGAAGTTGGAGAACTTGAGGTCGCACTGATTGCAGGGATACTCGCCGTTGGAGATGGAGTTGGCGCTGGCCGAGAGCCGCTGCCGCTTCGGGGAAGACACCTCCACGTCAGACGAGACCGGGCTCTGCTCCGCCTTGGACTTCTTGCTGTGGGCGAGCGGGATGTTCTTGTGGTTCTCCTTGATGTGCTTGGTGAGCTTCAGGATAGAGCCGAAGATGGGCGAGTTCGTGCAGTAGGGACAGGAGTAGACCTCCATGAAGGACTGCGCGGGCTGCACGACCGGGGACTCCAGCTTGGTGCTGCCGACACCGCAGTGGGCCTGCTGGATGTGCTCCGTGAGGGAGGACTCGGTAAGGAAGCCCATGGAGCACTGGTTGCAGAAGAAGGCGTTATTGCCATCAGGCGGGTTGACGTTGGGGCCGCAGTGGGAGACGCGGATGTGCTCCTGCAGGCTGTTGATGTCGGCGAACATCTCGGGGCAATAGTTGCAGTGGAAGGCGGAGATGTTGCCAAACTGCATCACGGGGTAGGCGTGGTTCTTGTGCAGCTTGCGGACGTGCTCGTTGAGGTTGTACAGGGTGGGCATGGAGTCCAGGCAGATCTGGCACGTGTGGCTCTGCTGGGGCTTGTCCGCGTGGATGGTCTTCAGGTGGATCTCCAGCACGGCCAGGCTGTTAAAGTCCCGCTTGGAGCAGTAGGGGCAGCTGTAGACCACCTTGGACCAGCCCTGCCCATCATCCCGCATCTTCTTCTGGCCCCTCAGTGGCTTCAGGGTGGAGTCCGGGGTGGAGCCGCGCTCCACGGAGGCGCTGGAGTCTGGCGTGGCGCTGCTCATGGAGGCCACGCTGCCCAGCACGGGGTCGGGGCTGACGCTGTGGTTGCTGGAGTCGGGCTGCCGGTGGCTGTCCAGGTGGCAGTAGACGCCCTCCACCGAGGAGAACTGCTCGGGGCACATGGGGCACTTGTGTTTCTGGTTGGCGTGGGCTTGGTGGATGTGGGCGAGCAGCGCGTTCTCGTCGACGAAGACCTCCGGGCAGTGGATGCACTGCAGGTCGGCCTTCTCGGAGAGCTGGGGGTGGCGGGTGAGCACATGCTTCTCCAGCTCCTCGGTCTGGCTGAAGGTGTCCTCGCAGTAGTCGCACATGAAGTCGTCCTTCTTGGCCTCCTTCTCCGACTTGGCCAGGTGCTCCTTGTTCTTCTTGTGCGCCTGCATGTGGCTCTGCAGCGAGCTGGTGGAGGAGAAGCCGCGCTTGCACACGGTGCACTTGAAGGGCTTGCTGGAGCTGTGGGTCTTCAGGTGGATCTTGAGGTGGTCGCTGCGGGAGAAGGCCGCCTCGCACTCGTGACAGTGGTACTTCTTGTCGCCCGTGTGCAGCTTGATGTGCCGGTCGCGGCTCCTCTTGTGCTTGAAGAGGCGGCTGCAGTAGGTGCACTTGAACGGCAGCTTGTCGCTGTGGATCTGCTCGTGCCTCTTCAAGTAGCTCAGGCGGATGAAGGACTTGTCGCAGAACTGGCAAGGGTACGGCAGGCCTGTGCCCCCTTCCTCCTCGCCCAAGCCAAGGTCACACCCATCTCCGATCATCTGCGTGGGTGACGCAACATCCTTGCTGGAGGGAGACGAGGCCACCCAGGAGAGTTGTGGGTCGTCGTCACCATCTGCGGGGGGAAGGCGGAAAGGAGATTAGAGGCAATTCCCAGGGCCGCCGAGAAACAAGGACAGAGCCAGCTTCTCGACAGCTCGCGGGCTGAGGCTGTGCAGCTGGCCAACGGCTGCAGGAGAGTCAGGGGAGGGAGTCCGGGGGGCCGGAAGCAAGTGGACGCGAGGGCCGTCGGTCTGCAGGGGagtggcagggtgggggcggcAGGATACGGAGCGGACATGCCTTTCTCCTCAGCAACACCTGCCTGGGCCTCGTTGGACGCCATACCCCCCACGGGAGGTGAGGTCCCAGGCACTTCCCTGATGGGCCACGGGGATGCAGCCTGGAGGAAGTCACCAGAAATGACCTCACAATCCACCAGTCCCGTAGGCCAAAAGGAGGCAAGTCCTCACCTGATCAAGACGTGGGGATTGACTCCCCCTCCAGCCCCTAGTCCTGGTGGGAAATTCCACTTATCCTTAGGGGCACAGGCAAAAccttgcaagaaaataaaatgcacctTATTGAATGCTGCTTCACCACATTTGGGGAGGGAGCTGGGTCTGCCGCTTCAGGGAGCAGACAGACTACGAGGCCCAAGTCACGGACACGTGGCATCAGACCCAGCAGCACAAGCAGGAGTAAGCAAAGGGTACTTGAGAAGGATCTGCGGGGTTCCCAGCACAAACCATCCCAAGGTGGGGGTGCGTGCTCTGTTCCCAGGGCCCTGGGagatagcctgatgtggggtgaTTAGGGGATGGGCCAGGGCCCAGATGGCCCCAGAGCTCAGAGTCCAGTGGGCCCTTCAACCCACCTTGGCAGGTATGGGAGGCCATCCTTGCACAGATGACCCACCCTCCCCGGCCTCCACTGGCCCTGTCCAGCCtcaaaggaaaactaaagaaacaaGGGGCTGGCTGTTTCTGGAAAAACAAAGGCACACAGGACACCGTAAACAGAGCCAGTGAAGTTCCCTGAGCCTCAAGACTCGGTGGGGGTTGGACCGAGCCAGCCCAAGCAGGGAGTGAGTTCCGAGGCTCAAGTTTCGCATCAGGTGGATTTAAAACTTAATAATGAATGAAACGGACCGCAGGCTGCTACGGGCAGGGGAGAGACAAACAAAAGCTCAGATTCGGCTGCACTGACCTTGCTCTTGTAACCCTGAGGAAATAAACCACTGCCCCCGCCAGCACAGCTTAGTCTCCAGAAAAAGCCTCACAGACGTAACCCAGAAAGTCTGGCCCGGAGGCAGCCCAGATCGTCCGGAAGGGGAGAGCAGGGGGCCCACGCTCCCAGGCACAGGCACACATAAACACACTCACACAATCACACACAGGCACCACGGTCCGCACACACACATCCGTTCACACACCATGTTCCCCTCATGGCTCGCACACacgcatacatgcacacatgctcactcACCTGCAGACACGTACGCTCACACATGGTCACACTCACCGCAGCCACAGGCATGGCCCTGGCCCCAAGGGTCCCGGACCCCCAGGCGCTCACAGATGCCTCTGCTGTCCCAGGCCAACCCCAAGACTTTAAGAGACCGTAAGCCCAGCGGCAGGGTCTTGAGAGGTCCCTCAGGGCTAGCTCTGAGTCTGTTCCTAGACCCCACCCATCGCCCTGATGTCCACCCTGgtccctggccctggccctgaccATGTGAAGATCTGCCTGACCCCAGCTGGCCGCGTCGGCAAAGCTCTGCCAGGGAGAATGAGGCTCTCTCCAACGCTCACGGCCCCGAGTCCCATACCTCCTGGCAGCCTCTCCACCCCTGAAGCCCAGCCGCCCAGCCCGGCACAGGGAGCCTCCCAGAACGTCCTCCTGGGGTGAGGGCGCCTGCTCCCCTGGGCGCCTCCCATTTACAGGGCCCTTCGGACGGGAAAGATGCAGCCGCTGCCACGGCTCCTCCGATTAGACGCGGTGGGAgatgccccagcccctgcctggtgATTCCCAGCTCTTGCCAGCTGGGCTCCGCGGGGCACAGACAAAGGGACCCAAGGGAGGAGACGGCTtgggctggggcagctgggggaCCTGCTGGGCCCCCGCCCCCTGGCCAGGCTCAACcggctttttattattttgatgtctTAGCTCAGACACACTCAAGCTGCCACGGGGCCCTTCCTGTGTGCCTGGTGCTCTGTTAAGTGCTTTTCTCACAACCACCGCTGAGGCAGGAGCCAGGGCCCCTCCCACTGTACCGgcgaggaaactaaggcacagccACAGAGACTTTCCCCAGGAAAAGACAGCACCAGGACCGCCCACAGGCGGCCCCTTGCCCAGGACATGGATGTGGATGGATCTCCTGAGGTCAGTTAGAGAAGACTGCCTCTGCATAGGGGAGAAAGTCACAGGCTGGATCTCCATTGAGCCCTTCCGGACAGCATGACCACAACCAGCCCGCTCTCTGCGTTCAGGGAGGGGCCCTCAGAGACCAGAGAGGTGCAGGTGCTCACAGGGCTGATGAGTGGAGGACACAGGCTTGAACCAAGGTCAGCTCAAGGGTGAGTGAGACAGGAAGATGCTTTGCCCAAAAGACCTAGCCAGGACATGTCTTTCTGCCAGCGTTCATTTGCTCCCGAGCCCTGTCCCCCGACCCCCAAAACAGAACGAGAGCAGATTCCTGCATTCAAAGCCCCTCTCCTCCATTTATTCATCAGCCCAGGAGAATTCCTCTTAACCTCTCAGACTCAGTTTctacatgtgaaaaaaaagaatcattgtgagaagcagatgagaaaaattaatgtgaaaaagcactatttggggcgcctggatggttcagtcagttaagcgtctgactcttcattttggctcaagtcatgatctcacagttcgtgagagggagccccgcatcgggttctgtgctgacagctcggagcctggagcctgcttcggattctgtgtctccctctctctctcggcccctcccctgctggtgtgcactctctctctcaaacaaataaacaaacttttaaaaatgtttttaaaaataaaaaataaaacttaactgtttaaaaaaaaaaaaaaggaaaagaaaaagaaaaaagaaaaagcacttacatgaaatgtccagaaaaggcacatctggagagacagaaagcagattagtgattGCCTGAGGCTGGAGCAGGGAGCAAGGATGACTGCAAATGGGCAAGAGGCATCCTTGTAAGATCACGGAAATGCCCTAAAACCAGACCGTGGCGAGCGCTGCACAGCTCTACGAAGTTGCTAATTGCTCGCCTAAAACAAGTTAAGTTTATGGTACGCAAATTACACTTCAACGAAGCCATTGACACAAAAACACTATTTGGccaataagaataataattagCACTAATTAGTGCCACGAGTGCTAATGACATCAGTAGCTACGCTTCTTGCGCACGCCTCGAGTGCCAACACCGTGTCAAGGGCTTCTATGGCCTCGGTTGATTTCGTTCCATCCTCACGGCCATCGGTGACATCCCATTTttgagatgaggaagctgaggctcagagaggtgcgTGCCTTGCCCTTGGTCACGTGACCCGATGCCCCAGTTGTGTCTGGCCAGAGCGCCACGTCTCCCGGCAGCCCGGGATCTATTCCCCCAGTGGTAGAGCAGCCCACCCGGTGCCACAGTCCCCAAGGCCCATTGCCGGGCTGCCTGGTGGGCTTTCTTTTTCTGCAAACGAGTTTCAGAATTAAAGCAAAGCACGTTATTCTGGGAgcaacaaactgcacaactgcTGAGATTATAATCACCTGACGGGAAATGACAATAAGGCCCCTTACGCTGAAAAGGCCCAATCAGGGGAACTGTGTATGTTGACATATAAAGTCCCAAATTCAGACCACACTGTTTAAAGCCTTCTGTTCTAAAAACATTTAACCTTGGCTGCTGCCGGCCCACCCCTTCCAGTACACTTTGCTTTGGGGACGCACAGCTTCGTGCTCTAGGAGCAGGCCAGAGAGATGTGCCGGCACCGGAGCGCCCAGGGTGCCGGCAGGGACGCCGGCAGAGGATGAGGGCTCCCTCCCTCATCCACAGCAGTAACGCTCCCCTCGCAggtgcacacacaccacacacatgcGGCCGGTACAGATGTGCAGAAAGGGAAGGGGTGCAGAAGTGGGGCACAGGCGATCTCAAGAGCCCCTTCGGCTCGGATGGTTCAAAACTCAGGGAGAAGGCAGGTGCAACAAAAGTCCAGTTCAACCTGCTACCTTTTGATTTCCAAGTAAATGCTTGTCCAGACTTTACTATTGCTGGGTATTCTTCTGAGAGCTTTGCATGTGTTAACACATTCGATTCTCTCAACAGCCCAATGAGACGgcgctattattatccccattcacaggtgagaaaacggaggcccagagaggctgagtaaCTGGCCAGCGGCAGTAACAGCTGGCAGGCAGGGGAGCCAGGGTCCAGTTAGCCTGGTTCTGAGTTGGTGCCTTCACCCTCAATTTCCCACTGCTTCTCTCCTTTGGGAGGGATGCTGTCACACGAGAAGATCAAGTGAGAAGGGCAATGACTAATGCAGGCCCTCGGCTTCCCCTCCACCTAGAATGAGTACAAAGTAGTATGACAAAATGAGTCGAAAAATCACTTACAAAATGAAGATTAAAGTCATTTAACAATGACTGATCCTGCAAAAAGGCCTGGTAGGAAATGGGTTATATGAGGCTTTTGCTGTCTGCTGCAGGAAGAGAACCAAAACAAGCGTAAAAGAGGGGAGAAATTTCGATAAAAATTCAATTAAGTAGCAGAAAGAACATTAACTCGGCTTCAGGACACATCAGTGGCAGAAAGCGCAGGGTGGACCCCAAGCTCACGTGGCCACGCTGGGTGCCGGACTCTGTGGCCGGCAGAGCAGAGTGACTGCCACCAGAGGTGGCTGGGAGCCTCGGCCCCAGGGCTCCTCCGGTCACAGAGAATCAAGGTCGCAGCTGCTGAGGAAGTACCCAGACAGAAGAGGGACCATGACCGGCCCACAGGCCACATGACTGAGCAGAAAGGGGGACCTTCTActgtggtggggaggaaggaagaagcaagcCCCTGCTACCAAAGTCTCCAAGAGGAATAAATGGATCTGAAAAGAGCCCTGGGAGGTGCCCTGCAtcatatgggaaggggaaaagaatggATATCCAGCAGCTCCAGGTTTCTAGGACA
The Panthera uncia isolate 11264 chromosome E2 unlocalized genomic scaffold, Puncia_PCG_1.0 HiC_scaffold_19, whole genome shotgun sequence genome window above contains:
- the ZNF423 gene encoding LOW QUALITY PROTEIN: zinc finger protein 423 (The sequence of the model RefSeq protein was modified relative to this genomic sequence to represent the inferred CDS: deleted 1 base in 1 codon), which codes for MSRRKQAKPRSVKVEEGEASDFSLAWDSSVTASGGLEGEPECDRKTSRALEDRNSVTSQEERNEDDEDVEEESIYTCDHCQQDFECLADLTDHRAHRCPGDGDDDPQLSWVASSPSSKDVASPTQMIGDGCDLGLGEEEGGTGLPYPCQFCDKSFIRLSYLKRHEQIHSDKLPFKCTYCSRLFKHKRSRDRHIKLHTGDKKYHCHECEAAFSRSDHLKIHLKTHSSSKPFKCTVCKRGFSSTSSLQSHMQAHKKNKEHLAKSEKEAKKDDFMCDYCEDTFSQTEELEKHVLTRHPQLSEKADLQCIHCPEVFVDENALLAHIHQAHANQKHKCPMCPEQFSSVEGVYCHLDSHRQPDSSNHSVSPDPVLGSVASMSSATPDSSASVERGSTPDSTLKPLRGQKKMRDDGQGWSKVVYSCPYCSKRDFNSLAVLEIHLKTIHADKPQQSHTCQICLDSMPTLYNLNEHVRKLHKNHAYPVMQFGNISAFHCNYCPEMFADINSLQEHIRVSHCGPNVNPPDGNNAFFCNQCSMGFLTESSLTEHIQQAHCGVGSTKLESPVVQPAQSFMEVYSCPYCTNSPIFGSILKLTKHIKENHKNIPLAHSKKSKAEQSPVSSDVEVSSPKRQRLSASANSISNGEYPCNQCDLKFSNFESFQTHLKLHLELLLRKQACPQCKEDFDSQESLLQHLTVHYMTTSTHYVCESCDKQFSSVDDLQKHLLDMHTFVLYHCTLCQEVFDSKVSIQVHLAVKHSNEKKMYRCTACNWDFRKEADLQVHVKHSHLGNPAKAHKCIFCGETFSTEVELQCHITTHSKKYNCKFCSKAFHAIILLEKHLREKHCVFDAATENGTANGVPPAAGKKAEPADLQGMLLKNPEAPNSHEASEDDVDASEPMYGCDICGAAYTMEVLLQNHRLRDHNIRPGEDDGSRKKAEFIKGSHKCNVCSRTFFSENGLREHLQTHRGPAKHYMCPICGERFPSLLTLTEHKVTHSKSLDTGTCRICKMPLQSEEEFIEHCQMHPDLRNSLTGFRCVVCMQTVTSTLELKIHGTFHMQKLAGSSAASSPNGQGLQKLYKCALCLKEFRSKQDLVKLDVNGLPYGLCAGCMARSANGQVGGLAPPEPADRPCAGLRCPECSVKFESAEDLESHMQVDHRDLTPETSGPRKGAQTSPVPRKKTYQCIKCQMTFENEREIQIHVANHMIEEGINHECKLCNQMFDSPAKLLCHLIEHSFEGMGGTFKCPVCFTVFVQANKLQQHIFAVHGQEDKIYDCSQCPQKFFFQTELQNHTMSQHAQ